A portion of the Lolium rigidum isolate FL_2022 chromosome 1, APGP_CSIRO_Lrig_0.1, whole genome shotgun sequence genome contains these proteins:
- the LOC124683269 gene encoding MADS-box transcription factor 26, with product MARGKVQLRRIENPVHRQVTFCKRRAGLLKKARELSVLCDADIGIIVFSSHGKLYDLATTGTMDGLIERYKSVSGEGMSADGSSDQRMDPKQEAMVLKQEIDLLQKGLRYIYGNRANEHMSVEELNALERYLEIWMFNIRSAKMQIMIQEIQALKSKEGMLKAANEILQEKIVEQHGLIDVGMTIADQQNGHFSTFPLIEEITNPLTILSGYSTCRGSEMGYSF from the exons ATGGCGAGAGGCAAGGTCCAGCTCCGTCGCATCGAGAACCCTGTCCACCGCCAGGTCACCTTCTGCAAGCGCCGCGCCGGCCTGCTCAAGAAGGCCAGGGAGCTCTCCGTCCTCTGCGACGCCGACATCGGCATCATCGTCTTCTCCTCCCATGGCAAGCTCTACGACCTCGCCACCACCGG AACCATGGATGGGCTGATCGAGAGGTACAAGAGTGTCAGTGGAGAAGGAATGAGCGCCGATGGCAGCAGCGACCAGAGAATG GACCCAAAGCAGGAGGCAATGGTGCTGAAACAAGAAATAGATCTGCTGCAGAAGGGGCTGAG GTACATTTACGGAAACAGGGCAAATGAGCACATGAGTGTTGAAGAGCTGAATGCCCTGGAAAGGTACTTGGAGATATGGATGTTCAACATCCGCTCCGCAAAG ATGCAGATAATGATTCAAGAGATCCAAGCACTGAAGAGCAAG GAAGGCATGTTGAAGGCAGCTAACGAAATTCTCCAGGAAAAG ATAGTAGAACAGCATGGACTGATCGACGTAGGCATGACTATAGCAGATCAGCAGAATGGGCATTTTAGTACATTCCCACTGATAGAAGAGATCACTAACCCACTGACTATACTGAGTGGCTATTCTACTTGTAGGGGCTCAGAGATGGGCTATTCCTTCTGA